TCATCGCCGGCACCGGTATCGCCGGGCTTACCGCGGCGATCTACGCCGGCCGCGGTGACAACGAGCCGCTGGTCATCGAGGGCGACGAACCCGGCGGCCAGTTGACGCTGACGACCGACGTCGCGAACTACCCCGGCTTCCCCGAGGGGATCAGCGGTCCCGAACTCGTAAACAACATGAAAGAGCAGGCCAAGCAGTTCGGGGCCGAACTCGAGAACGGTATCGTCGACTCCGTCGAGCGCGTCGACCCAGGCTCGACCGCAACCCGGAACCCGACGGGTTCGGGTGACGCCGACTCCCACCTGTTCCGCGTCGAACTGACGAACGGCGACGTCTACACCGCCGACGCCATCATCGCCGCCTCGGGCGCGAGCGCCCGCACGCTCGGCATCCCCGGCGAGGACGAGCTGATGGGCTACGGGCTCTCGACGTGTGCGACCTGTGACGGCGCGTTCTTCCGCGACGAGGACATGCTCGTCGTCGGCGGCGGCGACGCCGCCATGGAGGAGGCGACCTTCCTCACGAAGTTCGCCGACACCGTCTACATCGCCCACCGGCGCGAGGAGTTCCGCGCCGAACAGTACTGGATCGACCGCGTCCACGAGAAGGTCGAAGCGGGCGAGATCGAGATCATGAAGAACACCGAACTGACCGAGATCCACGGCTCCCAGGCGGAGGGCGTCGACCACGTCACGCTGGTCGAGAACGATCAGGGCCACCCCACCGACCGGCTCGACGACCCCGAGACCAACGAGTTCGAGTTCGACGTCGGCGCCGTCTTCTTCGCCATCGGCCACACGCCGAACACCGACTACCTCGAGGGCACCGGCGTCACGATGGACGCCGAGGGCTACCTCCGCACCCAGGGCGGCGACGGCGGCGGCCAGACCGAGACCGACGTCCCCGGCATCTTCGGCGCCGGCGACGTCGTCGACTACCACTACCAGCAAGCCGTCACGGCCGCCGGGATGGGGTCGAAGGCCGCCCTCGACGTCGACGAGTACCTCGAGGATCTGGAGCGAGCCGACTCGAGCGCCGAAACCGAGGCGGCCGCGGCGGACGACTAACCGTTCTACAGGCGGAGCAGGCCGAGGCGGTTCACTGCGCTCGTTCTTCCCAGCGATTGGCGACCAGCGCCGCGATCACGACGCCGAACGTGAGTCCCGACGACGCGCCGAGAAAGAGGTCGTCGAAAATCGCGACGAAGCCGACGGCGATCACGATCCCGCAGGCGAAGCCGATCGCGAGCGCTTTCGCGGTTCGTTCCCGGTCCGTCATCGCGGTTTCGCTCCGTTGATCGGCGCGTTCTTCATCGTCGTCACGTGATCAGCGCGACGGCTTCAACTGTTCGGCTCGCGACTCGAGTTCGCGAACCGAGTCAACAGTCTCGCTCGATGACCGTGTAGTGATTCGGATCGTCCTCGTACTCGCCATCGATCGGGCTAGACTGGATGAGCCGGTACACCGTCACCTGCTCGACCTGCCCGTCGTGCTCCGCGTTGGCTTGCACGCACGCCCAGTCGGCGTACTCCTCGGCGACGATGTCGAGGGTGTCCTCCCGTCCGGAATCACGGACCAGGCTCATGTACTTGCGGTGGCGGAAGGTGTCGTACTCCTGGGACGCGTCCGGGGGCCGGTCCATGGTCACGTTTCCGCCCCGAAACGCGTCGACCGACTCTCCGGTTTCTAACTCGGCTTCGACGACGTACCAGCCGTACGATTCGGACGGATCCGGTGCGTACAGTCCCCACTTTTGCTGGTCGACGTGGGTGTGATCGATCTCGTCGGGAACGTCCACGCCGGCCGCGTAGCTTGCGCTGAACAAAACGATCCAGACGATAGCGAGGACGCCAGCGACCGTCACGAGCGATCGACCGAACTCGACGGTAAACGAAGCGAGCGACTCGTAGCCGTTCCTCTGGAGGCGATCGAGCGCGCGACGTTCGACGGGGGGCCGGCCGAGCGGACCGAGCTGTGCCGCCGTCGGACGACGATCGAGCCACCGAGACGGGATCGGCCGCGCGAGCGCGTCCCAGAACGGCGCCGTGAGATACGGGATCACCGACGCGGTCAGCACGAACGGAAACAGGCCGACGGATAACGACACCAGCATCCCCGCGAACGAACCGATGTAGACGAGCGCGAAGAACGCGCGTGTCCGTCCGTCGGTCAGCAGAAGAAACGCGATCGATCCGGTCAGCAGGAGTATCCACGCCCAGTTGAACGCTTCCAGGAGCGACGGATAGGCGCTGAGGTGGTTCCCGAGGTAGACCGTCATCACGTCGTTGGCGAGCGCAATCCGGACCGCCTCTCCGGCGTACCAGGATTCACCCCCGTGTTTGAGATAGGCGTTCGACGCGAACACGGCGAGGGGCTGGGCGAGAAGCGCGACGGTTCCGAAGCTGACCACGCTGGTTCGAGCCGAGCCGCGACGAAGGGCATCGATCGACCACCGCTCTCCTAACGGAGTCAAAAGCGCGACCAACAGCAGGACTCGCAGCAACCGGTCGCCACCGTTGAGAAGCGCCGGGTTTCGCGCGTGTAGCGAGAACACCAGTACGAGCGAGACGAATCCCACCAGCCGGGTCCGATAGCCCAGGATCAGCGCGAGGGCGAACAGTCCGGCGAGCGCGAACATGAACTGCTGAAACCACAGTTCGCCAGACGCTGCGTGGAGCGAGAGGCCGGTGTACTGACTGTACGTCGTCTCGTACGCGGCCACCGAGTGGACGCCGTTGTCGGTGTAGAACACATCGATGTACGCTGCCCGCTGGAGCAGGTCGAACAGGATGATCGAGCCGAGCGCGATGCGGAGGGCGGCGAGGGCTCGCGTATCGATCGTGAACCGCGACCGAACGCGCTTGCGCGCCGGCTCGAGGGCGTCCCAGAGCCGGCGGCAGCTGTCGGCGAGCGGCTGTATCCGACCGTCTCGTTGTTGCGTATCCATGGTTCTCGCGTCCGCCTCGGCTAGAGCGACCGGTGCCGGATCGCGCGCATCCGCGGCCCGGTTGACTCCGCGTTACGTTGCTGGAGGGCGACGTGATAGTCTGTGTGAATTTCACCAGTATAAGTTTTCTGTACTGATACGTTGGGTAGACCTCGGGTGTGAACTAGTGAGGAACGTGTCGTACTCGTTCGACGCTCGAACCGCTTCGGGAGGGAACGTCTCCGACGGGCGATCGCCACCAGCTCGACGTGGACTCGTGTTCGGCGGCTCGTCGTGGCGGGAACGCCGTCGCTCGGTGAGGTCCATCGTTGTACAATGCGTTTCACGAACGCGCCGTCAGCTACGGTCTCGAGGCTGTGTAAGCGCTTCGAGAACAGCGACTGCTGTCGCTGGCGGCGTAGCGTCCGAAAGAAAGGCGAAATGTCGCAAGAGCCGGACGAAGTCCGGTAGTTAGTTACCGTTTAGTTCTGGCGGCGGAGCGCCAGCATGGCGGCGGCGAGCAGCGCGACGAGTGCGACAGCGACACCGAAGCCGGGCGTGGAGTCGTCGTCCTCGCCGTCGTCCTCGGTACCGTCGTCTTCAGCTTCGTCGTCTTCAGCGTCGTCGTCTTCAACGCCGTCGTCCTCGACGCCGTCGTCCTCGACGCCGTCATCTTCTTCGCCGTCGTCTTCAACGCCGTCATCCTCAGCCTCGACGGTCAGCGTGCCGGAGTCCGAGGCGTCGTCAACGGTAGCCGTCCACTCGATGTCACCTTCTTCGCTAGTGTCGAAGTCGTAGCTGAAGGTCTCGGACTCACCGCCCTCGAGTTCGAGATCTTCGCTGTATTCTTCGTCACCGACAGTGACTTCGAGCGTCGCGTTACCCGCTTCGTCACCGTCGTTCGTGACGGTCACGTCGAGCGTAGCGTCCTCGTCAACGTCGACTTCAGACGGTGCGTCACCGACGACGTCGAGGGCTGCTTCGCCGTCGTCAGCTTCACTGACGGCACCAGTGGCTTCAGCATCGTCAGCGTCGCCGCCAACGTCCGAGGCCGTCAGATCGAATTCGACGCCATCTTCGAGGTGGGAGAAGTCGAACGTAGCGGTCCAGTCACCGTTCTCGTCGACTTCAGCAGTCTTCTGGCTGAAGAAGGCGTGATCGCCACCCGTCTGGGCAGTCACATCGACTTCAGCACCGGATGCGAAGTTCGAGGTACCGGAGATTTCCTGGCCCTCGTCGTTCTCGAGTTCGTATTCATCTTCCGTGAACTCCACAGTACGCTCGTTCACGGTGAATGCGGTTTCGAGGTCCGCGTCTTCACTCAGGAAGTCGTTCTTGTCAGAGTCGACTTCGAACGTGAAAGTGAACTCTTCACCGTCATCAATGCGGTCATCATCGAGCAGGTTGCTCGTGTCGATGACATAGTAGACCTGGTCGCTGTCCTGGTCGTAGATCGTGTCGTCAGGAGTGAGCTCGACTGGGTCCTGGTTCATACCAGGTTCAGTCTGCTCGAGGGTGACGTCGATACCCTGGTTGGACAGATCGTAGCCGTAGATACCGCTTGCTGCAACTTCGATCACTGCGAGGTCGCCTTCAGCAACCTCACTGTCGTCGTTGAGGTACTCGCGAAGTTCCTCAGCGTCTTCGTAGTCAGCGCCACCGTTGGCCTTCTCGACCGTTGCGCTGTCAACCGAACCTTCCTGCAGGTTCAGCGTACCACGGTCCTTCTGATCGCCCTGCACTTCGAGGCTCGTGTCGTAGGAGCCCGTTGCGAGGACATCAGTCAGGCTTTCGTGGGTGTCAACGTCAACGACGTTGTTACCGTTGGCGGAGAGGACATCCGTATCGTCGCCAACGTCAGTTTCGTCACCGGCTGCAGCGGTGTTGAAGTAGACGGTAACCTCACCGTCGTCTTCTTCATCGTAGACAGTTGCGTTGATCATCCAACCTTCGTCCTCACCGCCGATAGTGAGGTCAGCCTCGTCCGTGTTCTCAAGGTTGATCGTGATCGCAGCAACGTCACCGAGGGTCTCGGAGACAGAGTTGTCATCGAACTGCGCGTCAACGTCACCAGCGTCGACAATTTCGATGTCATCAGATGCAGAGACACCGGTGTCTGCGCTCGTGAAGGTGAACGTGTATTCACCAGTGTCGACGTCAGTGAAGTTGCCGTTCAGGGTCTGGTCGTTTGCAACGTTCGAGATGAGGACCGTGTCATCATCGTGCTTCGTGACATCCTCTTCATCGAAGAGATCGACAAGGTCGTCACCGTTGAGGTTGTCGGCTTCAACGAGGAGGTCCTGGGTACCACGGTCGTCATCAACGTTGATGTCGACCTCCGAACTCATGTCGGTGGCGGTGTCAGCCTGGAATTCAACGCTCAGGTCCTGTTGGAGGAGCGTGAAGGATGCGTTAGTGGCGGTGTCCGTTCCGGTTTCGGCACCGGTCGCATCGAAGGTGACCCACTTGTTGTTGTTGTTCTGAATCGCGAAGCGGTCGTACTCGTCAGCGTCCAGACTGGACGTGTCGAGGGTCGCCTCGCCGTCACGGATGTTGATCTGGGTTTCGAAGCTCGTGTCCTCGTCACCCTCAACACCGTAGACGTTCCAAGTCGCGTTCAGGCTCTGGTTAGTGGTAGTGAAGTCTAGTTCTTGTCCTGCCCAGTACGTCTGTCCGCTATCGAGGTTTTCAGTTTCGTCCTCGTGATCGGCAACAGCAGTGCCCGGAAGGGCAGCTGCCATCGCGAAAACCGAGAGGACCATAAGCGCGGCCAGGAACACTGCGCGTCCCTTTTCGCGGAATGAAGTTTCGCTTGTCATTTATTGTTGTCTTGTCGTTGGTTTGGTTGGTTTGCGTGCGATTCGGGTGGAAAGCGAATCAGCCATATGCCGTGTCGCAGCCGACTCGCCCCGGGTAGGGGTAACCGCTTCTTTTTGCAAGTGTGTAATAAGCTTTCTGTCTTATACCTCTCATTCTCTATAGGTAGTCAGTACCACTATCACCGCGTTTGAGCGATTCTACGCGCTGATCTACAGGTCAGTCACTGAACTTCGGAAGGTACGAATTTACTGAGTATACCGTCTCCAAATACGTATTTTTGAGAAGGAACTCGATTCTACAATCAATGAAAGAGGTCGGACATAGTTGATTCAATCCTTCACCCTTCGAAGCACAAGACAGTATCACGTCCTGACCTGACGCACGAGCGATCGAACCAGAAGAGACTTTATTCAGTTCTTCGAACAGGTCGAAGATGACACTGCACCGACGGAACCTGCTCAAGCTCACCGGCGCGACGGCAGCGGCCGCGGTCGGCACGACCGCGGGCTGTCTCGAGACGGTCGGCCTCGAGGACGGCGGCGAGGTGCCCGCCTACGCGAACTGGCTTCACCTGGACGCGGACGGAGACGTCGTCTTCGCGTACGTCGACCGGGGGGCGCTCGAGTCGCTGGACGAACCGGACCCGGAGGAGGACGAGGACCCGGACGACTGGGGCGACGACGAGGACGCGATGATCGCCTACCCGATGCTCGGCGCGTTCGTCGGCATCATGGGCGCCGGCTTCGGCCTCTGGGGAACCGGCCTGATGGGCCTCGTACAGTCGGAGGGCGATGACGCGGACGACGAAGACGGATCCACCGCCGGCGACTTCGAGACGAACGTCGCGGAGATCCTCTGGGTGAACGACGCGATCGTCCTCGCCGGCGAAATCGACACCGAAGAGATCGACGCCGAACTGACCACCGTGCCGGACGACGACTTCTTCGCGAGCGAGTACGAGCGGACCGGCGAGATCGGCGACTTCGAGCGCTACGAGCCGAGCGACGAGGACGCGATGGGCCCCGCCGTGATCGCCGTCAGCGAGGACGCGATCGTCTTCGCGGGCGACGACGAGGACGTCGACACCGAGGAGCTGATTCGCGGACCGATCGAGGCCCGCGAGGGCGACACCGCAGCCGACGCGGAGCCCGACGTCGAGTGGCTGCTCGAGGAAGCGGGCCACGGCCAGCTCGTCTTCGGCGGCTACGTAAGCGACGGAGATGACGCCGATAACGCGAACGATCCGGCCGACGACGAGGAGGCCGCGGACGACGCGGAGTTCGACCAGTTCGAGCGGGCGACCGGCATCTGTAGCTCGCTCGACCTCGAGGACGACGGCGCCACCGGCGCGTTCGCCGCGCTCGGCGACGATCTGACGGCCGACGAGTCCGAACTCGAGGGCGCACTCGGCTCCTCGGCCGCCGAGGCGACGATCGACGTCGACGACGACCGGATCACCGCGTCCGCGACCTGGGAAGAGGACGTGACCGACGAGCAGGCCTGACGGACCGTTTTCGCCTCCACCTCGATTCATCTCGAGTTCGTGCTCGAGTCAGCAGTTTCGGTCCTCGTCGTGACTAGCCGCAGTCGACGGCTCGCTAGCGAGGAGGTACTGGAGAGGTGCGGAGGAGTTCGAAATTACTCGAGCGCCGACGAACCCTCGACCTCGTCGCGACGGTACCGATCGATTCCCCAGACGAGCACCGCGAGAGCTCCTGCGAGGAGCGCCGGCCACCGGTCGCTGCTCAGGTAGAGCCCGCCCGCGGGCGGCCGATAGTCGGTGAACGGCCAGAAGACCGCGTAGGCCCGCCCGGTCGGGCTCATGAGCGTGAGATCCAGGACGTGGTGCGAGGCGGCGCCGATCGCGACCAGCGCGAGCGCGTGCCAGCGGTACTCCGGAGCAACCAGAAGCGAGACGAGGAGCACGGCGACGATCGTCCCGCCGAGCGTGTGCAGCGGCGACCAGGAGAACGGAACGCCGAGCAGCGACCGGACGACCCAGTCCGAGACGAACAGGTCGGCCTTCGCGAAGTCCGGCGAGAGCGCGCCGAGCATGACCAGCGTGACGTGGGCCGGTCGCATCCGCTCGTACCTGAACGAGAGCACCATCCCGATCACGTAGCCCACGATAACGTGGGTGAGGACGTCAGCCACGACGCTCACCCCCGCTCGAGCGGGCGCTTCCCTGGGTCGCGGAAACGGGTTCATCGCGCGCTCGCGCGTCGGAGGCCGAATCGAACGATCGTTCACGGTCGGTCCCGTCGGTATCGTCACGCGAGCGCGCCCGGTCGCGCGGAACGAACGCGAGTCGCTGGAGGTCGAACCGCCAGTCGCGGACGAGTCGGCCGGCGACCCAGAGGCCGCCGAGCAGCGAGACGAGGACCATGTACCGCGTCTCGGAGGGCTGCTGGACCGTCGCCCGTTCGACGACGAGCGTCGACTCGTCCTCGAGCGTCCCGTAGGCCGACATGTGGTCGCCGGTCTCGAGCGGCTCGTCGGTGTTCTGGACGTGCTCGTCGGCGTCGACCAGGGTGAACCGGCCGTCGCCGCTCGCCCACGTCGCGAGCACGACGGGGTCGGTGTCGACGACGAAGCCGCCGAGGACCACCTGCTCGCCGACGTAGGCCTCGCGATCGGGCGTGACCTCGACCTCGTTCGGCACCTCGCTCTCCAGGGGGGTGACGGGTGACGCGCCCGTCCAGACCAGGAGTCCGACGAGGGCCGCGAGGAGGAGGCCGGCCGCGACGGCGCGACCGAGCTGACCGAACGGTTCCCGTGTCATCCTCTCGAGGGAAGGCCAAGCTCGTCAAAGGTTTTCTGTTTCGGAGGGATGCAACGCGTTCGGCGTGGAAAATCGGTGTCGATCGCGTGGCGTCTGGTTCGAGTACGGCCTCAAGGAACCCGGCCCGCGTTGTTCGTGGATCCGCAGTTCCCCCTCGCCATCGTCAGCGAGACGAGGCAGTCGCGTTCTCGGCAACTCGCGAACCGTGCCGACGTGATCGTTCGTGGTGAGACAGCAAACGGCGTCAGCCGTGAGCGAATAAGGGAAGGAGTTCAGCCCTGTCGACGGAGTGTCAGCATGGCGGCGGCGAGCAGCGCGACGACTGCGACGCTGACACCGAAGCCGGGCATACTATCTCCCTCGTCGTCCTCACCGGCGGCGTCTTCCTCGGCAGCATCATCTTCGTCCGCATCCTCCTCGTCGGTGACGTTATCATCGGACTCTTCTTCGTCACCCTCGTCGTCGGCGACGTCATCGTCAGCATCCTCTTCGTCGGTGGCATTATCGTCGGCCTCTTCGTCCGCGTGCTCTTCATCATCGTTTTCCTCGTCACCATGCTCTTCACCGGCGTACTCCTCGTCGGCGTCTTCCTCGTCAGCGGAGTCATCGTCACCGGCGTCATCGTCAGTGTCTTCCTCGTCAGCATCCGATTCGTCTGTGTCTTCGTCATCAGCGACGTCATCGCCCGTCTCATCGGATTCTTCCTCGTCAGTCTCTTCGTCCGCGTCCTCCTCGTCGGCATCGTCGGTAACGGTGAGGACACCGGAGGCTTCCTCGTCACCGGCGGTGATCGTCCAGTCGTATTCGCCCTCGTCGAAGGCGTATCCTTCGGCAGTGAAGGTGATGGACTCCGTGTCGTCCGAGCCGACAGTGACCTCCTCACTGACCACTTCACCGCGGATTTCGAAGACGACGTCAGTCGTGACCTCCTCGTCACCGGAGTTGGTCACGGTAGCGTCGAACACAGCCGATCCGTTGGTGTCAACCGAGTCCGTCCCGTCGACCGACAGTTCGAGTCCGTCGTTCGCAGACGCATCATTCTGTGCGGTTACCGCGCCTGCAGCCACTACCGACATAGCGACCATCGACACGATCAAAAGTGCGGCGACGACCACTGTACGACTCTTTTCGCGGTACGATGTTTGGGTTTCCATGTGTTTTAGGTAGGTATTTCGGTTGGGGAAGCGATCCACCGACGAGTTACTGCCGACTCATCAGCGTCAACCTGCGGCGACACGTCTTCAGCCTCGAGAGCGGTATCGAGCGCGTACTGCC
This DNA window, taken from Natronococcus sp. CG52, encodes the following:
- a CDS encoding FAD-dependent oxidoreductase is translated as MSEQPRVEIYTKEECPYCEKAKDLFDNKGVAYETYNVTGDDDLFEEMIERADGRKTAPEVFIDDELIGGWDDTSALEETGELDERLGIATDGGEEVEHRKLIIAGTGIAGLTAAIYAGRGDNEPLVIEGDEPGGQLTLTTDVANYPGFPEGISGPELVNNMKEQAKQFGAELENGIVDSVERVDPGSTATRNPTGSGDADSHLFRVELTNGDVYTADAIIAASGASARTLGIPGEDELMGYGLSTCATCDGAFFRDEDMLVVGGGDAAMEEATFLTKFADTVYIAHRREEFRAEQYWIDRVHEKVEAGEIEIMKNTELTEIHGSQAEGVDHVTLVENDQGHPTDRLDDPETNEFEFDVGAVFFAIGHTPNTDYLEGTGVTMDAEGYLRTQGGDGGGQTETDVPGIFGAGDVVDYHYQQAVTAAGMGSKAALDVDEYLEDLERADSSAETEAAAADD
- a CDS encoding HTTM domain-containing protein → MDTQQRDGRIQPLADSCRRLWDALEPARKRVRSRFTIDTRALAALRIALGSIILFDLLQRAAYIDVFYTDNGVHSVAAYETTYSQYTGLSLHAASGELWFQQFMFALAGLFALALILGYRTRLVGFVSLVLVFSLHARNPALLNGGDRLLRVLLLVALLTPLGERWSIDALRRGSARTSVVSFGTVALLAQPLAVFASNAYLKHGGESWYAGEAVRIALANDVMTVYLGNHLSAYPSLLEAFNWAWILLLTGSIAFLLLTDGRTRAFFALVYIGSFAGMLVSLSVGLFPFVLTASVIPYLTAPFWDALARPIPSRWLDRRPTAAQLGPLGRPPVERRALDRLQRNGYESLASFTVEFGRSLVTVAGVLAIVWIVLFSASYAAGVDVPDEIDHTHVDQQKWGLYAPDPSESYGWYVVEAELETGESVDAFRGGNVTMDRPPDASQEYDTFRHRKYMSLVRDSGREDTLDIVAEEYADWACVQANAEHDGQVEQVTVYRLIQSSPIDGEYEDDPNHYTVIERDC
- a CDS encoding DUF7827 domain-containing protein, which codes for MTSETSFREKGRAVFLAALMVLSVFAMAAALPGTAVADHEDETENLDSGQTYWAGQELDFTTTNQSLNATWNVYGVEGDEDTSFETQINIRDGEATLDTSSLDADEYDRFAIQNNNNKWVTFDATGAETGTDTATNASFTLLQQDLSVEFQADTATDMSSEVDINVDDDRGTQDLLVEADNLNGDDLVDLFDEEDVTKHDDDTVLISNVANDQTLNGNFTDVDTGEYTFTFTSADTGVSASDDIEIVDAGDVDAQFDDNSVSETLGDVAAITINLENTDEADLTIGGEDEGWMINATVYDEEDDGEVTVYFNTAAAGDETDVGDDTDVLSANGNNVVDVDTHESLTDVLATGSYDTSLEVQGDQKDRGTLNLQEGSVDSATVEKANGGADYEDAEELREYLNDDSEVAEGDLAVIEVAASGIYGYDLSNQGIDVTLEQTEPGMNQDPVELTPDDTIYDQDSDQVYYVIDTSNLLDDDRIDDGEEFTFTFEVDSDKNDFLSEDADLETAFTVNERTVEFTEDEYELENDEGQEISGTSNFASGAEVDVTAQTGGDHAFFSQKTAEVDENGDWTATFDFSHLEDGVEFDLTASDVGGDADDAEATGAVSEADDGEAALDVVGDAPSEVDVDEDATLDVTVTNDGDEAGNATLEVTVGDEEYSEDLELEGGESETFSYDFDTSEEGDIEWTATVDDASDSGTLTVEAEDDGVEDDGEEDDGVEDDGVEDDGVEDDDAEDDEAEDDGTEDDGEDDDSTPGFGVAVALVALLAAAMLALRRQN
- a CDS encoding metal-dependent hydrolase yields the protein MNPFPRPREAPARAGVSVVADVLTHVIVGYVIGMVLSFRYERMRPAHVTLVMLGALSPDFAKADLFVSDWVVRSLLGVPFSWSPLHTLGGTIVAVLLVSLLVAPEYRWHALALVAIGAASHHVLDLTLMSPTGRAYAVFWPFTDYRPPAGGLYLSSDRWPALLAGALAVLVWGIDRYRRDEVEGSSALE
- a CDS encoding PGF-CTERM sorting domain-containing protein, producing MSVVAAGAVTAQNDASANDGLELSVDGTDSVDTNGSAVFDATVTNSGDEEVTTDVVFEIRGEVVSEEVTVGSDDTESITFTAEGYAFDEGEYDWTITAGDEEASGVLTVTDDADEEDADEETDEEESDETGDDVADDEDTDESDADEEDTDDDAGDDDSADEEDADEEYAGEEHGDEENDDEEHADEEADDNATDEEDADDDVADDEGDEEESDDNVTDEEDADEDDAAEEDAAGEDDEGDSMPGFGVSVAVVALLAAAMLTLRRQG